The Coprobacillus cateniformis DNA window CATCTTAATAGCAATTGTATCTTTTTCAGGTGCTAAGCCATATTTATAACCTTGGTCTTTGATTGATTTTCCCATAATCACATGAGTCGCAATATCTACAACGGGAATATCTGTTACTTTAGAAATATAAGGAATTGTACGAGACGACCTTGGATTGACTTCAATAACATAAACTTGATCTTCATAAACAATAAATTGAATATTAATCAATCCAATAACATGCAGAGCTTCAGCAAGCCTTTTCGTGTAATCAACTATAATCTCCTTAATTTCAGATTTAATCTTTTGTGTTGGATAAACAGAAATACTATCGCCACTATGAACACCAGCACGTTCAACATGTTCCATAATTCCAGGAATAAGGATACCATTTTCATCACATATGGCATCGACCTCAACTTCCTTACCAGCCAGGTACTTATCAATTAAGATAGGATGTTCTTGATATTGACGATTAATAATACCCATAAATTTCTTTACATCACCATCATTTAAAGCAATTTCCATACCTGCTCCACCTAAAACATATGATGGTCTTACTAAGACAGGATAGCCTAAGCGCTGAGCAGTTTCAATTGCTTCTTCAATTGTAAAAACTGTTGAACCTTTTGGACGATCAATTCCACATTTTTCTAAAATTTCATCAAATCTTTCTCTGTCTTCAGCAGCATCTACATCAGCAGCAGATGTTCCTAAGATTTTTACTCCCATTTCCATTAAAGCCTTTGTTAATTGTATTGCTGTTTGTCCACCAAATTGAACAATAGCACCATCTGGCTTTTCAATGTCAATAATACTTTCAATATCTTCTGGGGTTAATGGTTCAAAATATAATCTATCTGCTATATCAAAATCTGTAGAAACTGTTTCTGGATTATTATTCACAATAATCGTTTCATATCCAGCAGCTTTAAGTGCCCATACACAATGGACTGAACAATAATCAAACTCTATCCCCTGACCAATACGGATGGGTCCTGACCCCAATACCATAATTTTCTTTTTATCATTTTGGGGATTCACTTCATTATAACCACCATGAACAGAATAATAGTATGGTGTAGATGCATCAAATTCAGCAGCACATGTGTCAACTGTTTTGTAGGCCGCTGTTATATGCTGAGTTTTTCTCATTTCATGAATTTCTTTTTCACTTTTTCCTGTATACTTAGCAATAACTCTATCCGGAAATTCTAAGCGTTTGGCTAGCTTTAATAACTCAACTGTGAGCTCTTGTGTTTTTAATTGCTGTTCAACCTCAATAAGATGCTGAATTTTATCAATAAACCAAAGATCAATTTTTGTAATCTCGTGAATATCTTTCGCAGCAATTTCTTTTCTAAGAGCTTGTGCTACTACAAAGATTCTTTGGTCATCAACATCTTTTAACTTATGAATGAGTTCTTCTTTTTGAAGATTTTCTAATTCCGGAATAAACAGATCATATACATTTTGTTCAAGAGAACGAATAGCTTTCATAAGTGCACCTTCAAAATTATTACAGATGCTCATAACCTCACCAGTTGCTTTCATCTGTGTCCCTAATTCTCTAGATGCACCTACAAACTTATCAAATGGCCACTTTGGAATTTTGCAAACAATATAATCTAAAGTTGGTTCATAGGAAGCAAATGTCTTTCCAGTGACAACATTGACAATTTCATCTAAAGTATACCCTAAAGCAATTTTGGCTGCTAATTTTGCAATTGGATACCCTGTTGCTTTAGAGGCTAAAGCAGATGAACGCGAAACGCGTGGATTGACCTCAATAACACAATATTCAAAACTATCAGGATTTAATGCATATTGAACATTACATCCCCCTTGGATATCTAATGCAGTAATAATATTGAAAGCTGAGCTTCTTAACATCTGATATTCCTTATCACTCAGTGTTTGACTTGGTGCCACAACAATACTATCTCCAGTATGTACTCCAACAGGATCTAAGTTTTCCATGTTACATACTGTAATACAATTGCCTGCACTATCACGCATAACCTCATATTCGATTTCTTTCCACCCAGCAATACAACGTTCAATTAAACATTGGTTGACACGTGACAATCGCAAACCATTGGAACAAATGTCATGTAATTCTTTTTCATTTGCAGCAATACCACCACCTGTTCCTCCCAATGTATAAGCAGGTCTGACAACAACAGGATAACCAATTTTATCTGCAAAAACAATCGCATCATCAACATGATTTACTACAATAGATGCAGCACAAGGTTCATTGATTGTTTCCATCAATGTTTTAAATTCCAATCTATCCTCTGCTAATTTAATTGTTCTTGTGGACGTTCCAATAGTCTCAACATGATGTTCCTTTAAGAACCCTTCATCAGCTAACGCCATTGCAATATTTAAAGCATTTTGTCCTCCCAATGTTGGTAAAATACTATCAGGTTTTTCTTTCTTAATTAAGTTTTTAACTACTGGCAATGTCAATGGCTCTATATAAACTTTATCAGCAATATCTTTATCTGTCATAATTGTTGCTGGATTAGAATTGATTAAAACAACTTCAACGCCTTCTTCTTTCAATGCTCGACATGCTTGTGTTCCTGCATAGTCAAACTCAGCAGCCTGACCAATAATAATTGGTCCAGAACCAATGACTAAAACTTTTTTGATATCTTTATTCTTAGGCATGATTCTTATCCTCCATCATTTTCATAAATTCATCAAATAAATAACTTGTATCCAATGGTCCAGCACATGCTTCAGGATGAAATTGCACAGTTTTAATATTCTTATGAATATACTCTATCCCCTCAATCGTTTGATCATTCACATTACGAAACCATGGTTTAGCGATATAACTATCAATCGTCTCATCTTTCACGACATAATTATGATTCTGTGTAGAAATATAGACACGTCCAGTTGATAAATCTTTGACTGGATGATTTGCTCCATGATGTCCATATTTCAATTTCTCTGTTTGAAATCCATTAGCCAGTGCCATTAACTGATGACCCAAACATATAGCAAAAATCGGTATTCCACTCTTCATTAATATCTTAATTTGATTAATAATATCAACACATTCACTAGGATCACCAGGACCATTAGATAACATAATACCATCATAACCTTCCTTTAAAATATCAGCAGCTGAAGTTGTAGCAGGATAAACTGTCACTATACAATCTCTCTTGACCAATTCTTTTGCAATATTCTTTTTAGCACCAAAATCATAAAGGGCTACCTTCTTTTTACCAATGCCTATTGTATACGGTTTTTGACAAGTTGTTTTTAAAACCTCACCAGTCACTTGAAACGCTTTTATTTTTTCTATAATATCTTCTCGATTTTCATAATAGGTTGTTGTAATCATACCATTCATACAACCTTGATTTCTTATCATCTTTGTCAGATATCTTGTATCAATACCCTGAATTCCTGGAATATCATTTTGAATACAATATTCCTCTAAATCCATATTCTTTCTAAAATGACTTCCTACTCTTGCAAGTTCATTGACTATTAATCCTTGTATATATGGTTGAGAAGATTCCTGATCTTCTAAACATACACCATAATTTCCAATCAACGGATATGTCATAACAACGCTTTGTCCTGCATAAGACGGATCACTTAAAACCTCTAAATAACCTGTCATAGATGTATTAAATACAAATTCACTAATGATTTCTCTTTGCGCTCCAAAACTCTCACCTTCAAAAATATGACCATCTTCTAAAATTAAATATGCTTTCATAGTGCCTCCTTATGTTACAAAAAAACATATCAAATATAATGA harbors:
- the carB gene encoding carbamoyl-phosphate synthase large subunit, with translation MPKNKDIKKVLVIGSGPIIIGQAAEFDYAGTQACRALKEEGVEVVLINSNPATIMTDKDIADKVYIEPLTLPVVKNLIKKEKPDSILPTLGGQNALNIAMALADEGFLKEHHVETIGTSTRTIKLAEDRLEFKTLMETINEPCAASIVVNHVDDAIVFADKIGYPVVVRPAYTLGGTGGGIAANEKELHDICSNGLRLSRVNQCLIERCIAGWKEIEYEVMRDSAGNCITVCNMENLDPVGVHTGDSIVVAPSQTLSDKEYQMLRSSAFNIITALDIQGGCNVQYALNPDSFEYCVIEVNPRVSRSSALASKATGYPIAKLAAKIALGYTLDEIVNVVTGKTFASYEPTLDYIVCKIPKWPFDKFVGASRELGTQMKATGEVMSICNNFEGALMKAIRSLEQNVYDLFIPELENLQKEELIHKLKDVDDQRIFVVAQALRKEIAAKDIHEITKIDLWFIDKIQHLIEVEQQLKTQELTVELLKLAKRLEFPDRVIAKYTGKSEKEIHEMRKTQHITAAYKTVDTCAAEFDASTPYYYSVHGGYNEVNPQNDKKKIMVLGSGPIRIGQGIEFDYCSVHCVWALKAAGYETIIVNNNPETVSTDFDIADRLYFEPLTPEDIESIIDIEKPDGAIVQFGGQTAIQLTKALMEMGVKILGTSAADVDAAEDRERFDEILEKCGIDRPKGSTVFTIEEAIETAQRLGYPVLVRPSYVLGGAGMEIALNDGDVKKFMGIINRQYQEHPILIDKYLAGKEVEVDAICDENGILIPGIMEHVERAGVHSGDSISVYPTQKIKSEIKEIIVDYTKRLAEALHVIGLINIQFIVYEDQVYVIEVNPRSSRTIPYISKVTDIPVVDIATHVIMGKSIKDQGYKYGLAPEKDTIAIKMPVFSFEKIKGAEISLGPEMKSTGEVLGISTDYDEAIYKAFIGTGIQLPKKKNIICTIKDSAKDEFLPIAKEYYQFGYDIYATKGTYQFLKQHDIPVQLVNRINDPADTIFDLMLTDTVDLIIDIPTRNNNLKDGFMIRRFAVEAGIPIYTSLDTAQALIHCLQIRQQGDTSLVDITKLT
- a CDS encoding carbamoyl phosphate synthase small subunit yields the protein MKAYLILEDGHIFEGESFGAQREIISEFVFNTSMTGYLEVLSDPSYAGQSVVMTYPLIGNYGVCLEDQESSQPYIQGLIVNELARVGSHFRKNMDLEEYCIQNDIPGIQGIDTRYLTKMIRNQGCMNGMITTTYYENREDIIEKIKAFQVTGEVLKTTCQKPYTIGIGKKKVALYDFGAKKNIAKELVKRDCIVTVYPATTSAADILKEGYDGIMLSNGPGDPSECVDIINQIKILMKSGIPIFAICLGHQLMALANGFQTEKLKYGHHGANHPVKDLSTGRVYISTQNHNYVVKDETIDSYIAKPWFRNVNDQTIEGIEYIHKNIKTVQFHPEACAGPLDTSYLFDEFMKMMEDKNHA